From Homalodisca vitripennis isolate AUS2020 chromosome 1, UT_GWSS_2.1, whole genome shotgun sequence, the proteins below share one genomic window:
- the LOC124360268 gene encoding uncharacterized protein LOC124360268, whose product MEELHSKPIPLPRSSPVVNYQQDVNGSGQIKKPVPLPRSPAVPMASSSRATEDEKTNSESSSFEDVITKGYNTLTKKIKNKLKSTSDNVQGKSKSVIETTKSVGLKTERSVRGILQKRQSASPVVNSNNEGDSAKNRTNRCQSLPSEDIFSSIKFGSPIQQEKSDYVYESDDGETSLPPPEYPPPPLPDESLYDEVSTKSSHSGSHGDYYTCPSLVSSLPDIESIRGYEDVPDLKHLSLCGGSDSNSSQSGDIVFDMKSRNNLCEDDSEISHNLNSLQTPDDKRVMVSRSDSWNFYDSVNIFKKPMGEQYVNVTIQDSAMSQLRDTQKGEQYVNVTICESNQSARSPMSGDHSDKKVAIGDYKTTPLKPLQPVKVADDFSDLNKNTSIQRQNSVLSSVGSDCSSVSIPNELYLNWQPVMMRGLNQDISSRASDQTKTNVFASKSFFSEFDPLYLAADNKPVDRSAKAESLPAIKTDKNICEFVDDFDIVSLPVPPTRYDSITEETKEQPDIPNDVEYFLYHRPTTGHHVSNETLTVDSKENLAENYNATSTLENSPSESPEKEMFPEKRKSNLVRWTSMKKAIKKVAESSNWSPGVMRKSAKIKDGEEAAVTCNEASSGVVERPYINSSSGPLHSGFLFRSPSGGEKQKDFVQKWCQLSEGRLTYSTERTSSNKDFILIEHIYSIQIGRENKQSTEGEDIYCMEISCSLRDKPHLVGSPGTTERRIWMQKLLESLTLVFPPRLTADYTRAGWCYLKEGINGAWLAAWILLHKRTLFFSPCSGEIDLRKARSIVLQDGEDGCGRVIEKGPLMRIDSPNCAYYLQMNEQRETKAWCRAIQQAALNNGALLHEQQLTKDDMPTIIDKCINFVYAHGSMSEGIYRRNGSNTNVMKLLAAFQKDAWAVQITRNEYTEHDVASVLKRFFRDMSEPLLTTQLHKVLCNAAVLECNEEEKVSLYRSLLEQLPPVNYVTTRRLMGHLHHIHQQCERNLMPVENLAAIWGPTLMHVESGMDPNWSKKESQVVNDLISLYPRLFHVDGAELAREQRIQEVLERYHNSVQQTPHTTKPSGDIKVWVYIGSRDSDCVSVTVNPQREALDVCNELCPKMNVYGHELCLLESVLGGALLRPLHHTERVLDTVLRWGYWDDQDCRDNCLILVINTIIRDIQPLAKPPVAQCGELRFADLKSKTFKVYLFEFSQAKLCYYKDKLGCVKLGEWKIEDIVWYIGHEPKRNPHTRWSLTFINKNNRNKRSKDNPFFGYTIAGTTRDEQLRWMAAMLVGEFPHVDLLPKPQLNFLE is encoded by the exons ATGGAAGAACTACATTCAAAACCCATACCTCTTCCAAGGTCAAGTCCAGTGGTTAATTATCAGCAGGATGTGAATGGCAGTGGACAAATAAAGAAACCCGTGCCATTACCAAGATCACCAGCTGTGCCAATGGCAAGTTCCTCTAGGGCAACTGAAGATGAGAAGACCAATTCTGAAAGCAGTTCTTTTGAGGATGTTATCACTAAAGGTTATAATActctaacaaaaaaaattaaaaataaactaaaatcaacaagTGATAATGTTCAAGGAAAAAGCAAATCTGTGATAGAAACTACAAAAAGTGTGGGCTTAAAAACAGAACGCTCTGTCAGGGGTATCCTCCAAAAACGTCAATCAGCCTCTCCAGTTGTAAATTCCAATAATGAAGGTGATTCTGCAAAAAATAGAACCAATAGGTGTCAATCATTACCTTCAGAGGATATTTTTAGCTCAATAAAATTTGGATCCCCAATCCAGCAGGAAAAAAGTGATTATGTTTATGAATCTGATGATGGTGAAACCAGTCTGCCTCCTCCTGAATATCCCCCACCACCTTTACCTGATGAGTCATTGTACGATGAAGTTTCCACTAAGTCGAGCCATTCAGGAAGCCATGGTGATTACTACACATGTCCAAGCTTAGTGAGCTCATTGCCGGATATTGAAAGTATTAGAGGATATGAAGATGTGCCTGATTTGAAACATCTAAGTTTGTGTGGAGGGAGTGATTCTAATTCTTCGCAAAGTGGTGATATTGTGTTTGatatgaaatcaagaaataacTTATGTGAAGATGATTCTGAAATTTCTCATAATCTGAATTCTCTACAAACACCTGATGACAAACGAGTAATGGTTTCCAGGTCTGACTCATGGAATTTTTAtgattcagtaaatatttttaaaaaaccaatggGTGAACAATATGTTAATGTCACAATTCAAGATAGTGCTATGAGTCAGTTAAGGGACACACAAAAGGGAGAACAATATGTCAATGTTACAATATGTGAAAGTAATCAAAGTGCAAGATCGCCTATGTCTGGAGATCATTCAGACAAAAAGGTGGCTATAGGAGATTATAAAACTACCCCATTGAAACCATTACAACCTGTGAAAGTAGCTGACGATTTTAGTGATCtgaataaaaatacttcaatacaGAGACAAAACTCTGTACTCTCAAGTGTAGGAAGTGACTGCAGTTCTGTATCGATACCCAACGAACTTTATCTAAACTGGCAACCTGTAATGATGAGAGGTTTGAATCAAGATATATCATCACGTGCATCAGACCAGACAAAAACTAATGTATTTGCTTCAAAATCATTTTTCTCTGAATTTGACCCTTTGTATTTAGCTGCCGATAACAAACCAGTAGATAGATCAGCCAAAGCAGAAAGTCTGCCAGCTATCAAGACAGACAAAAACATTTGTGAATTTGTAGATGACTTTGACATTGTTTCACTTCCAGTACCTCCAACAAGATATGATTCAATAACAGAAGAAACAAAAGAACAACCAGATATTCCTAATGATGTTGAGTACTTTTTGTATCATAGACCCACAACTGGTCATCATGTAAGCAATGAAACTTTGACTGTTGATTCTAAAGAAAACCTAGCTGAAAATTATAATGCTACCTCAACGCTAGAAAATTCTCCATCAGAATCGCCAGAAAAAGAAATGTTTCCAGAGAAAAGGAAATCGAATTTGGTGAGATGGACTAGTATgaaaaaagctattaaaaaagTGGCTGAAAGTAGTAATTGGTCTCCCGGAGTGATGAGAAAATCTGCAAAAATAAAAGATGGGGAAGAAGCTGCAGTTACTTGTAATGAAGCTTCTTCTGGAGTGGTTGAACGACCTTATATTAATTCTTCCTCTGGACCTTTACATAGTGGTTTCCTCTTTAGATCACCTTCGGGTGGGGAGAAACAAAAAGATTTTGTTCAGAAGTGGTGCCAACTTTCAGAAGGACGCTTAACGTACTCAACTGAACGAACAAgttcaaataaagattttattcttATTGAACATATATACAGTATTCAAATTGGGagagaaaataaacaaag CACTGAAGGTGAGGACATATATTGTATGGAAATCAGCTGTTCACTCAGAGATAAGCCACATCTTGTGGGATCTCCTGGTACCACGGAGAGACGTATATGGATGCAAAAACTCCTGGAGAGCTTAACACTTGTATTTCCCCCTCGTCTGACCGCAGATTACACTCGAGCAGGATGGTGTTATTTAAAG gaAGGAATTAATGGGGCTTGGTTAGCAGCATGGATTTTACTGCACAAGAGGACATTATTTTTCAGCCCTTGTAGTGGTGAAATTGACCTTCGCAAAGCAAGATCCATTG TGTTACAGGATGGAGAAGATGGTTGTGGCCGTGTGATAGAAAAGGGTCCCCTAATGCGCATTGACAGTCCGAATTGTGCATATTACCTACAGATGAATGAACAGAGAGAGACAAAAGCTTGGTGTCGTGCGATACAGCAGGCTGCACTGAATAATGGAGCACTTCTACATGAGCAACAGCTCACTAAAGATGATATGCCTACAATCATAGATAAGTGTATCAACTTCGTTTATGCCCATG GAAGTATGTCTGAAGGTATTTATAGACGCAATGGAAGCAACACAAATGTGATGAAACTCCTTGCAGCGTTCCAGAAAGATGCCTGGGCAGTTCAGATCACCAGGAACGAGTACACGGAACATGATGTAGCAAGTGTACTTAAACGGTTTTTCAGAGACATGTCAGAACCCTTACTTACAACTCAGTTACACAAAGTGCTTTGCAATGCTGCAG TGCTGGAATGCAATGAAGAGGAGAAGGTATCTCTGTACCGGAGTTTGTTGGAGCAGTTACCACCAGTAAACTATGTGACAACACGACGACTGATGGGTCACTTGCACCACATACACCAACAGTGCGAGCGCAACCTCATGCCTGTGGAGAACCTGGCGGCCATCTGGGGCCCTACGCTCATGCATGTTGAG AGTGGAATGGACCCAAACTGGTCGAAGAAGGAGTCACAGGTGGTGAATGACTTGATCTCCCTGTACCCTCGATTGTTCCATGTGGATGGTGCAGAGTTGGCTCGGGAGCAGCGGATACAAGAGGTCTTGGAGCGCTACCATAATAGTGTTCAGCAAACTCCTCACACCACTAAACCCTCAGGTGACATCAAGGTGTGGGTTTACATCGGCTCACGGGATAGTGACTGTGTTAGCGTCACG GTGAACCCGCAGCGGGAGGCCCTGGATGTGTGTAACGAACTGTGTCCAAAGATGAACGTGTACGGACACGAGCTGTGTCTGCTGGAGTCTGTGCTAGGAGGGGCTCTGTTGCGGCCGTTGCACCATACAGAGCGTGTACTGGACACTGTACTACGCTGGGGATATTGGGATGATCAAGACTGTCGGGATAACTGTCTTATCCTAGTCATCAATACCATTATCCGTGACATCCAGCCTCTC GCCAAACCACCAGTGGCTCAGTGTGGTGAGCTTCGATTTGCTGACTTGAAGTCAAAAACCTTTAAAGTTTACCTATTTGAGTTCAGTCAAGCCAAACTGTGTTATTACAAGGATAAACTG GGATGTGTTAAACTTGGAGAATGGAAAATAGAAGATATTGTGTGGTACATTGGTCATGAGCCAAAGAGAAATCCTCATACAAG ATGGTCTCttacattcattaataaa